One segment of Curtobacterium poinsettiae DNA contains the following:
- the modA gene encoding molybdate ABC transporter substrate-binding protein, protein MIRRSRSLLVPFAVVATLGLSACSTADAPVGSSSPSSSSSADTEVSGSITVFAAASLQQTFTTLGKQFETANPGASIRFSFAGSSDLVTQIQNGAPADVFASADEANMAKLSSTDLASGSPRDFATNVLEIAVAPGNPKGITDLDDLTAPGVQLVTCAAPVPCGAATAEVESASGVDLEPVSEEQSVTDVLGKVESGQADAGLVYVTDVRGAGGKVDGVPFDESGTAVNTYPIGVLRDSEDPALAQAFSEYVRSAAGQRVLADAGFGKP, encoded by the coding sequence ATGATCCGTCGTTCCCGCTCGCTGCTCGTGCCCTTCGCCGTCGTGGCGACGCTCGGCCTGTCGGCGTGTTCCACCGCAGACGCTCCCGTGGGGTCGTCGTCGCCGTCCTCGTCGTCGAGCGCGGACACCGAGGTGTCGGGGTCGATCACCGTGTTCGCGGCGGCGTCCCTGCAGCAGACCTTCACGACCCTGGGCAAGCAGTTCGAGACCGCCAACCCCGGCGCCTCGATCCGGTTCTCGTTCGCCGGCTCGAGCGACCTCGTCACCCAGATCCAGAACGGTGCCCCCGCCGACGTGTTCGCGTCCGCCGACGAAGCGAACATGGCGAAGCTGTCGTCGACCGACCTGGCGAGCGGATCGCCGCGGGACTTCGCGACGAACGTCCTCGAGATCGCCGTCGCTCCGGGCAACCCGAAGGGCATCACGGACCTCGACGACCTGACGGCTCCGGGTGTCCAGCTCGTCACGTGCGCCGCCCCGGTGCCGTGCGGTGCCGCGACGGCGGAGGTCGAGTCCGCATCGGGCGTCGATCTCGAGCCGGTCAGCGAGGAGCAGTCGGTCACCGACGTGCTCGGCAAGGTCGAATCCGGTCAGGCCGACGCCGGACTCGTCTACGTGACGGACGTCCGAGGGGCCGGCGGCAAGGTCGACGGCGTGCCGTTCGACGAGTCGGGCACGGCCGTCAACACGTACCCGATCGGCGTGCTCCGGGATTCCGAGGACCCGGCGCTCGCGCAGGCGTTCTCGGAGTACGTCCGCTCCGCCGCCGGGCAGCGTGTGCTCGCCGACGCGGGTTTCGGGAAGCCCTGA
- a CDS encoding ABC transporter ATP-binding protein, with protein MTAEGTVGVRAHVVVGSRDVDVAIEVRAGECLAVIGPNGAGKSTLLEALAGLLPIDAGRIELDGVQVSSPRHTVPAHRRRTGLVAQRSDLFPFLDVVGNVAFGPRAAGAGRATARERARDALDTVGVADLATRHPGTLSGGQAQRVAIARALATEPAVLLLDEPTSALDVGAQDEVRAALRTAVAGRPAVLVTHDPVEVVALADRVVVLEGGRMVEQGTPAAVLGRPTSAFAATFSGLALVRGTATGGGIAIDGGGELASGTHAVPPGRPALAAFHPTAAVLTRDGAGAARTVSSLEPRDGLVRVRAGDLVADLTLARLTALGIAPGDAVRIDVPAAEVAVYAPPG; from the coding sequence GTGACGGCCGAGGGCACGGTGGGCGTCCGGGCACACGTCGTCGTCGGGTCGCGGGACGTCGACGTTGCGATCGAGGTCCGAGCGGGGGAGTGCCTGGCCGTCATCGGGCCGAACGGTGCCGGCAAGTCGACGCTGCTCGAGGCCCTGGCCGGCCTGCTGCCGATCGACGCCGGCCGGATCGAACTCGACGGGGTGCAGGTCTCGAGCCCGCGGCACACCGTGCCCGCGCACCGTCGTCGGACCGGACTCGTCGCGCAGCGGTCCGACCTGTTCCCGTTCCTCGACGTCGTCGGGAACGTCGCCTTCGGGCCCCGTGCGGCCGGAGCAGGTCGTGCCACGGCCCGGGAACGTGCCCGCGACGCGCTCGACACCGTCGGGGTCGCCGACCTGGCCACCCGCCACCCCGGAACACTCTCGGGCGGTCAGGCGCAGCGCGTCGCGATCGCCCGGGCGCTCGCCACCGAACCGGCGGTGCTGCTGCTCGACGAACCGACCTCGGCGCTCGACGTCGGCGCGCAGGACGAGGTCCGCGCGGCACTCCGGACCGCGGTCGCCGGCCGGCCCGCCGTGCTCGTCACGCACGACCCGGTCGAGGTCGTCGCCCTGGCCGACCGCGTCGTCGTGCTCGAGGGCGGACGGATGGTGGAGCAGGGCACCCCCGCGGCCGTGCTCGGTCGTCCGACGAGTGCGTTCGCCGCGACGTTCTCCGGGCTCGCGCTGGTGCGCGGGACCGCCACCGGGGGTGGGATCGCGATCGACGGCGGGGGCGAGCTGGCCTCGGGGACGCACGCCGTGCCTCCCGGCCGGCCCGCCCTGGCTGCGTTCCACCCGACGGCCGCCGTGCTGACGCGGGACGGTGCCGGAGCCGCGCGCACCGTCTCGTCGCTCGAACCGCGCGACGGACTGGTGCGTGTCCGGGCCGGTGACCTGGTGGCGGACCTGACGCTCGCCCGGCTCACCGCGCTCGGGATCGCCCCCGGCGACGCGGTGCGCATCGACGTCCCCGCAGCCGAGGTGGCGGTCTACGCGCCCCCTGGTTGA
- the moaA gene encoding GTP 3',8-cyclase MoaA, with the protein MAPAILLGTTGSVDPTPAGLVDRFGRRAVDLRVSLTERCNLRCTYCMPAAGLPFAPDEALMTATEIERLVRIGSSRFGVRKVRFTGGEPMLRHDLVDVIARCAALPDAPELSLTTNAIGLAHRAQGLYDAGLRRVNVSLDTVDPDVFTTVTRRPFLDKVIAGLSAAHDAGLDIKVNAVLLRGINDEAAPELLRWCLERGYELRFIEQMPLDPDHAWDRTSMITAAETRALLATSFVLTPDDAPRDGAPAERYRVHDAVTGEPLGTVGIIASITESFCADCTRTRLTADGHVRSCLFSDEETDVLGPMRSGADDDHVAELWRLAMWAKPRDHGDDSDELVHPTRGMSAIGG; encoded by the coding sequence ATGGCACCCGCGATCCTGCTCGGCACGACCGGCTCCGTGGACCCGACTCCCGCCGGGCTCGTCGACCGGTTCGGGCGTCGCGCCGTCGACCTGCGGGTGTCGCTGACCGAGCGCTGCAACCTGCGCTGCACGTACTGCATGCCCGCGGCCGGGCTGCCGTTCGCCCCCGACGAGGCCCTGATGACGGCGACCGAGATCGAGCGCCTGGTGCGGATCGGCTCGTCGCGGTTCGGCGTCCGCAAGGTCCGGTTCACCGGCGGCGAGCCGATGCTCCGGCACGACCTGGTCGACGTGATCGCCCGGTGCGCCGCGCTGCCCGACGCGCCGGAGCTGTCGCTCACCACGAACGCCATCGGCCTGGCCCACCGTGCCCAGGGCCTGTACGACGCCGGGCTGCGGCGCGTGAACGTGTCGCTCGACACCGTCGACCCCGACGTCTTCACCACCGTGACCCGCCGCCCGTTCCTCGACAAGGTCATCGCCGGGCTGTCGGCCGCGCACGACGCCGGACTCGACATCAAGGTGAACGCGGTGCTGCTGCGCGGCATCAACGACGAGGCCGCCCCGGAGCTCCTCCGCTGGTGCCTGGAGCGTGGCTACGAGCTGCGGTTCATCGAGCAGATGCCCCTCGACCCCGACCACGCCTGGGACCGCACCTCGATGATCACCGCCGCCGAGACCCGCGCGCTGCTGGCGACGTCGTTCGTGCTCACGCCCGACGACGCTCCGCGCGACGGTGCCCCGGCCGAGCGGTACCGCGTGCACGATGCGGTCACCGGGGAGCCGCTCGGCACCGTCGGGATCATCGCGAGCATCACCGAGTCGTTCTGCGCCGACTGCACCCGGACCCGGCTGACCGCCGACGGGCACGTGCGCAGCTGCCTGTTCTCCGACGAGGAGACCGACGTGCTCGGGCCGATGCGCTCCGGGGCCGACGACGACCACGTCGCCGAGCTCTGGCGGCTCGCCATGTGGGCGAAGCCGCGCGACCACGGTGACGACAGCGACGAGCTCGTGCACCCGACGCGTGGCATGAGTGCGATCGGCGGCTGA
- a CDS encoding ABC transporter permease: MAPRADGRPPVAWWLPLPAVLGGLFVVVPVLAMLGRVDWSSFVGLVTSTASLTALGLSLGTALAATGVAFVLGYPLAVLFARSRSRWVGVARAVVLLPLVLPPVVGGLALLAAFGRLGVVGAFLDDHGLHIAFTTTAVVIAQTFVAMPFLVSSVEGALRVEGDRYERVAATLGAGPTRTFLTVTTPRVLPGIVSGLVLCFARALGEFGATLTFAGSLQGVTRTLPLEVYLQREVDPDTAVALAVVLVVVAVVVIGASSFRTRGALA; this comes from the coding sequence GTGGCTCCGCGCGCTGACGGACGGCCGCCGGTCGCGTGGTGGCTCCCGCTGCCCGCGGTGCTCGGCGGGCTGTTCGTCGTCGTGCCCGTGCTCGCGATGCTCGGCCGGGTGGACTGGTCGTCGTTCGTCGGGCTCGTGACCTCCACCGCGTCGCTGACCGCGCTCGGGCTCAGCCTCGGCACGGCGCTCGCGGCCACGGGTGTCGCGTTCGTCCTCGGGTACCCGCTCGCCGTGCTGTTCGCGCGGTCGCGGTCACGGTGGGTCGGCGTCGCCCGGGCCGTCGTGCTCCTGCCGCTCGTCCTGCCGCCGGTGGTCGGCGGCCTCGCGCTGCTCGCGGCCTTCGGTCGGCTCGGGGTGGTCGGGGCCTTCCTCGACGACCACGGCCTGCACATCGCGTTCACCACGACGGCGGTGGTCATCGCGCAGACCTTCGTCGCGATGCCGTTCCTGGTGTCCTCGGTCGAGGGGGCACTCCGCGTCGAGGGCGACCGCTACGAGCGGGTCGCCGCGACCCTGGGCGCCGGACCGACCCGGACCTTCCTGACCGTCACGACGCCGCGGGTCCTGCCGGGGATCGTGTCCGGGCTGGTGCTCTGCTTCGCCCGGGCGCTCGGCGAGTTCGGCGCTACCCTGACCTTCGCCGGCAGCCTGCAGGGGGTCACCCGGACCCTGCCGCTCGAGGTCTACCTGCAGCGTGAGGTCGACCCGGACACCGCGGTGGCCCTGGCGGTCGTGCTCGTCGTGGTGGCCGTCGTCGTCATCGGCGCCTCGTCGTTCCGGACCCGCGGAGCCCTGGCGTGA
- a CDS encoding MoaD/ThiS family protein codes for MTTIRFFAAARAAVGVDSMTTTADTIDQAVREVVPADRERWTALQERCSYLVDGVTTRDRATALHGVEVVDVMPPFAGG; via the coding sequence ATGACCACGATCCGGTTCTTCGCCGCTGCCCGGGCCGCCGTGGGTGTCGACTCGATGACGACCACGGCCGACACGATCGACCAGGCGGTGCGCGAGGTCGTGCCCGCCGACCGCGAGCGCTGGACGGCCCTGCAGGAGCGTTGCTCGTACCTGGTCGACGGCGTGACGACGCGTGACCGGGCGACTGCGCTCCACGGTGTCGAGGTCGTCGACGTCATGCCGCCCTTCGCCGGGGGCTGA
- a CDS encoding MarR family winged helix-turn-helix transcriptional regulator, with translation MTDETPWLTREQLRAWMKLVAVMELLPAALDQQLQRDADLTHFDYMVIAMLSETDTRTLRMSALASATNASLPRLSHVVSRLEKRGLVTRCPSTSDRRATDVRLTDAGYTTIVEAAPDHVRTARRVVIDALSDEQVAQLDGIAASLLTRLDPEGRFAALTYPREDDDTAICEQRLTGAATD, from the coding sequence ATGACCGACGAGACCCCGTGGCTCACCCGCGAGCAGCTGCGCGCGTGGATGAAGCTCGTCGCCGTCATGGAACTCCTGCCGGCCGCGCTCGACCAGCAGCTGCAGCGTGACGCCGACCTGACGCACTTCGACTACATGGTCATCGCGATGCTCTCCGAGACCGACACCCGGACCCTGCGGATGTCGGCGCTCGCCTCGGCCACGAACGCCTCGTTGCCGCGGCTGTCGCACGTGGTGTCCCGCCTCGAGAAGCGCGGGCTCGTGACCCGGTGCCCGTCGACCTCCGACCGCCGGGCCACCGACGTCCGCCTGACCGACGCCGGCTACACCACGATCGTCGAGGCCGCTCCGGACCACGTCCGCACCGCCCGCCGGGTGGTGATCGACGCGCTCTCCGACGAGCAGGTCGCGCAGCTCGACGGCATCGCCGCGTCGCTCCTGACCCGGCTCGACCCCGAGGGCCGGTTCGCGGCGCTGACGTACCCGCGCGAGGACGACGACACCGCGATCTGCGAGCAGCGGCTGACGGGTGCGGCGACGGACTGA
- the pheA gene encoding prephenate dehydratase — protein sequence MTDPAAPSDTYSYLGPAGTFTEAALKLVEAAAGKPWRSVNNVGEALDDVVSGRSIGAVIAIENSVDGGVSATQDALARIPGVRIVGEYLVPVDFVLVARPGTTLADVRTVNAHPVAYAQTHNWLEANLPGHGHIPASSNVAAALALLEANPTADAAVAPPGITDHHDVVVLASSIGDNASAVTRFVLVSKTLALPEPTGADKTSVIVELPADHPGALVDMLEQFATRGINMGLLSSRPIGDELGRYRFVIDLDGHVRDERVADALLGLRRFSPRVTFLGSYPRADGARPEVPARYSDAAFVEARDWLRAIVSGEPGAR from the coding sequence ATGACCGACCCCGCCGCGCCGTCCGACACGTACTCCTACCTCGGACCCGCCGGCACCTTCACCGAGGCGGCCCTGAAACTCGTCGAGGCCGCCGCCGGCAAGCCCTGGCGGAGCGTCAACAACGTCGGTGAGGCCCTGGACGACGTCGTGTCCGGCCGGTCGATCGGGGCCGTCATCGCGATCGAGAACAGCGTCGACGGTGGGGTCAGCGCCACGCAGGACGCCCTGGCCCGGATCCCCGGCGTGCGGATCGTGGGGGAGTACCTGGTCCCCGTCGACTTCGTGCTCGTCGCCCGGCCCGGCACCACGCTCGCCGACGTCCGCACCGTGAACGCACACCCGGTCGCCTACGCGCAGACCCACAACTGGCTCGAGGCGAACCTGCCAGGCCACGGCCACATCCCGGCGTCGTCGAACGTCGCCGCGGCGCTCGCCCTGCTCGAGGCGAACCCCACCGCCGACGCCGCCGTCGCGCCGCCCGGCATCACGGACCACCACGACGTCGTCGTGCTCGCGTCGTCCATCGGCGACAACGCCTCGGCGGTCACCCGGTTCGTGCTGGTGTCGAAGACCCTCGCCCTGCCCGAGCCGACCGGCGCTGACAAGACCAGCGTCATCGTCGAGCTGCCCGCCGACCACCCCGGCGCCCTGGTCGACATGCTCGAGCAGTTCGCGACGCGCGGCATCAACATGGGGCTGCTGTCGTCACGCCCGATCGGTGACGAGCTCGGCCGCTACCGGTTCGTCATCGACCTCGACGGGCACGTGCGCGACGAGCGGGTCGCGGACGCGCTGCTCGGCCTGCGGCGGTTCAGCCCGCGCGTGACGTTCCTCGGGTCGTACCCGCGTGCCGACGGTGCCCGCCCCGAGGTTCCGGCGCGCTACTCGGACGCCGCGTTCGTCGAGGCGCGGGACTGGCTGCGCGCGATCGTGTCGGGCGAGCCCGGGGCGCGGTAG
- a CDS encoding molybdopterin-dependent oxidoreductase, translated as MVLGRLLGIAFLVCFGTGIYSHLLQEPLGWMRFPTRPTQLYQFTQGLHITTGIAIIPLLLAKLNTVMPALVQVPPVRGVLHLLERLSIAVLVSASIIQVVTGLLNTYQWYPWPFPFRQVHNALAYVIIGSLAIHIAAKLPVIARYWRKRDSYDAHGRFIADPASGSELLPPGLEAHPASAPSAAVAETTGSTAPGLLGRVFRWIDGVDAAPGGAEPRPTGPDTAPETREGSEEPSPAQPTADVPEASRASRPTPEAATGRRQRIARRGFFAGVTAATVGVVALTAGQSSKLAEPFNVFGARGRGIGANGLPVNRTARAAGVLATATAADWTLTVVGHDVSRTFVRAELVALATAQVDLPISCVEGWSQMATWKGVRMRDLLDAVQAPQGSHVRVTSLERHGGYRIMDMGPEYAEDPTTLIALELNGATLDLDHGFPARIIAPGRPGVLQTKWIEKIEVLR; from the coding sequence GTGGTGCTCGGGCGTCTGCTCGGCATCGCGTTCCTGGTCTGCTTCGGCACCGGGATCTACAGCCACCTGCTGCAGGAACCGCTCGGCTGGATGCGGTTCCCGACCCGTCCGACGCAGCTGTACCAGTTCACGCAGGGTCTGCACATCACGACCGGCATCGCCATCATCCCGCTGCTGCTCGCCAAGCTCAACACCGTCATGCCCGCCCTGGTGCAGGTGCCGCCGGTACGCGGCGTGCTGCACCTGCTCGAGCGGCTGTCGATCGCGGTGCTCGTGTCCGCGTCGATCATCCAGGTCGTCACCGGCCTGCTCAACACGTACCAGTGGTACCCGTGGCCGTTCCCGTTCCGCCAGGTGCACAACGCCCTGGCCTACGTGATCATCGGCTCGCTGGCCATCCACATCGCCGCCAAGCTGCCGGTCATCGCCCGCTACTGGCGGAAGCGCGACTCCTACGACGCGCACGGTCGGTTCATCGCGGACCCCGCGTCCGGCAGTGAACTGCTCCCACCCGGTCTGGAGGCTCATCCCGCGTCCGCCCCGAGCGCTGCGGTCGCCGAGACCACCGGGTCCACCGCCCCCGGCCTGCTGGGCCGCGTGTTCCGCTGGATCGACGGCGTCGACGCCGCCCCCGGCGGCGCCGAGCCCCGTCCCACCGGACCGGACACGGCCCCGGAGACCCGCGAGGGGTCCGAGGAGCCGAGTCCCGCCCAGCCGACGGCCGACGTGCCGGAGGCGAGCCGGGCCTCCCGGCCGACGCCGGAAGCAGCCACCGGACGACGCCAGCGCATCGCCCGACGCGGGTTCTTCGCCGGCGTGACGGCGGCGACCGTCGGTGTCGTCGCGCTCACGGCGGGGCAGTCCTCGAAGCTCGCGGAACCGTTCAACGTGTTCGGCGCCCGCGGTCGCGGCATCGGCGCGAACGGGCTGCCGGTCAACCGGACCGCGCGGGCGGCCGGCGTCCTCGCGACCGCGACCGCCGCCGACTGGACGCTCACCGTCGTCGGCCACGACGTGAGCCGGACGTTCGTCCGGGCGGAACTCGTCGCGCTCGCCACCGCGCAGGTCGACCTGCCGATCTCGTGCGTCGAGGGGTGGAGCCAGATGGCGACCTGGAAGGGCGTGCGGATGCGCGACCTGCTCGACGCCGTGCAGGCACCGCAGGGGTCGCACGTGCGGGTGACGAGCCTGGAGCGGCACGGCGGCTACCGGATCATGGACATGGGACCGGAGTACGCCGAGGACCCGACGACGCTGATCGCCCTCGAGCTGAACGGTGCGACGCTCGACCTGGACCACGGGTTCCCGGCGCGGATCATCGCTCCCGGGCGGCCCGGTGTGCTGCAGACCAAGTGGATCGAGAAGATCGAGGTGCTCCGGTGA
- a CDS encoding glycosyltransferase 87 family protein, with translation MSDRLRALRPSLADGTAARIGTVLAVVGVLALSGVIAVGVTHLGFLRSGHRSAFVAWTLIAWTVFVIAVLAVRFVPVRWMTTVVIGGAVVIGIAALVGPPNTSTDSARYAWDGIVQHAGVSPYAHTPQSAALSGLRPDWLFPDKVDGTCDPLKPRFRGLGDGADGHCTAINRPDVTTIYPPMAQLWFAAVRFFVPATAQYLPFQVAGLLVSLGVTVGLVLVLRRIGRPTWWAALWAWSPLVASEAVTNSHVDVVGAALATAGVVLVAFGRPIWGGIALGAATATKLIPAIVYPPLLGRGRAWWAIPIGIAVFGLLYVPYVLTTGLDVLGYLPGYLNEEGYEDGSRFALVSLVVKGDAATLVVGLLVLLAAFMAWRLSDPARPWSGEVLMIGVTFLAVTPRYPWYALLLIPFVVLSGRWEWLSIGLAIALRGVWPSADAYRWWLLAAVAVIVVVTLLRTERSEWRRWWERLSFRRVEHVR, from the coding sequence ATGAGCGACCGACTGCGTGCCCTCCGACCGTCCCTGGCCGACGGCACCGCCGCCCGGATCGGCACGGTGCTGGCCGTCGTGGGAGTACTCGCCCTGTCGGGCGTCATCGCCGTCGGCGTCACGCATCTGGGGTTCCTCCGATCGGGCCATCGTTCTGCATTCGTTGCGTGGACGCTGATCGCTTGGACCGTCTTCGTGATCGCCGTGCTCGCGGTGCGTTTCGTGCCCGTCCGGTGGATGACCACCGTGGTCATCGGCGGAGCGGTGGTGATCGGCATCGCCGCGCTGGTCGGCCCGCCGAACACGAGCACCGACTCCGCTCGGTACGCGTGGGACGGCATCGTCCAGCATGCCGGTGTCTCACCGTACGCGCACACCCCCCAGTCCGCGGCACTGTCCGGTCTGCGACCCGACTGGTTGTTCCCCGACAAGGTGGACGGCACGTGCGATCCGCTGAAGCCCCGGTTCCGCGGGCTCGGCGACGGCGCCGACGGGCACTGCACCGCGATCAACCGGCCGGACGTCACGACGATCTACCCGCCGATGGCGCAGCTGTGGTTCGCCGCGGTGCGGTTCTTCGTGCCCGCGACCGCGCAGTACCTGCCGTTCCAGGTCGCCGGGCTGCTCGTCTCGCTCGGCGTGACCGTCGGGCTCGTCCTGGTGCTCCGCCGCATCGGCCGTCCGACCTGGTGGGCAGCGCTCTGGGCCTGGTCGCCGCTCGTCGCGTCCGAGGCGGTCACCAACTCGCACGTCGACGTCGTCGGCGCCGCACTCGCCACGGCCGGTGTCGTGCTCGTCGCGTTCGGCCGGCCGATCTGGGGCGGGATCGCGCTCGGGGCCGCGACCGCGACGAAGCTCATCCCGGCGATCGTGTACCCGCCGTTGCTCGGCCGCGGGCGGGCGTGGTGGGCGATCCCGATCGGCATCGCCGTGTTCGGGTTGCTCTACGTGCCGTACGTGCTGACGACGGGGCTCGACGTGCTCGGGTACCTGCCCGGCTACCTGAACGAGGAGGGCTACGAGGACGGCTCCCGGTTTGCGCTGGTGTCGCTCGTGGTCAAGGGCGACGCGGCGACCCTGGTGGTGGGGCTCCTGGTGCTGCTCGCGGCGTTCATGGCGTGGCGGCTGTCCGACCCGGCGCGGCCGTGGTCCGGCGAGGTCCTGATGATCGGGGTGACGTTCCTCGCCGTGACGCCGCGCTACCCCTGGTACGCGCTGCTGCTCATCCCGTTCGTGGTGCTGTCCGGGCGGTGGGAGTGGTTGTCGATCGGCCTCGCCATCGCGTTGCGCGGGGTGTGGCCGTCAGCGGACGCCTACCGGTGGTGGTTGCTCGCGGCCGTGGCGGTCATCGTGGTCGTCACACTGCTGCGCACGGAGCGGTCGGAGTGGCGACGGTGGTGGGAACGGCTGTCGTTCCGGCGCGTGGAACACGTACGCTGA
- a CDS encoding diacylglycerol/lipid kinase family protein, with the protein MSTPSETAPADQDALPTEQRTAAVVYNPVKVHLPTLKSTVEQHQQEAGWAETLWFETSEEDPGGGMAREAIEAGADVIAAAGGDGTVRAVAEVVHEAGSTLALLPSGTGNLLARNMKLPLDDLAASVRTIFHGDDRKIDFGMLKIERPGGERERFGFLVMAGLGLDARMLVNTRPELKKKVGWLAYVDSLFRSVRDANAFEFRYQLDDDGNRSLRAHSLIVGNCGMLQAGAILLPDAEIDDGVFDIAVMRPRGFFGWVRIGARVFWENGILRAFRRSNLSKTAVGKKIVSKSREERPLRYLRGQEFTARLERPDEFEIDGDPVGEVIAFRSRIDPMGLSVRVPDPADDRHGSRQVP; encoded by the coding sequence ATGTCGACCCCTTCGGAGACCGCGCCCGCGGATCAGGACGCCCTCCCCACCGAGCAACGGACGGCCGCGGTGGTCTACAACCCGGTCAAGGTCCACCTGCCGACCCTCAAGTCCACCGTCGAGCAGCACCAGCAGGAGGCCGGCTGGGCCGAGACCCTGTGGTTCGAGACGAGCGAAGAGGACCCGGGCGGCGGCATGGCCCGCGAAGCGATCGAAGCCGGTGCCGACGTCATCGCGGCTGCGGGTGGTGACGGCACGGTCCGCGCGGTCGCCGAGGTCGTGCACGAGGCCGGTTCGACCCTGGCGCTGCTGCCGAGCGGCACCGGCAACCTGCTCGCGCGCAACATGAAGCTCCCCCTCGACGACCTTGCCGCGAGCGTCCGGACGATCTTCCACGGCGACGACCGGAAGATCGACTTCGGGATGCTCAAGATCGAGCGCCCCGGCGGCGAGCGCGAGCGTTTCGGCTTCCTGGTGATGGCGGGCCTGGGTCTCGACGCCCGGATGCTCGTGAACACCCGTCCCGAGCTGAAGAAGAAGGTCGGCTGGCTCGCCTACGTCGACTCGCTGTTCCGCTCCGTGCGCGACGCGAACGCCTTCGAGTTCCGCTACCAGCTGGACGACGACGGCAACCGCTCGCTCCGGGCGCACTCCCTGATCGTCGGCAACTGCGGCATGCTGCAGGCCGGCGCGATCCTGCTGCCCGACGCCGAGATCGACGACGGTGTGTTCGACATCGCCGTGATGCGTCCCCGCGGGTTCTTCGGCTGGGTGCGGATCGGAGCCCGGGTGTTCTGGGAAAACGGGATCCTGCGGGCGTTCCGCCGGTCGAACCTGTCCAAGACCGCCGTCGGCAAGAAGATCGTCTCGAAGTCGCGCGAGGAACGACCCCTGCGCTACCTGCGCGGGCAGGAGTTCACGGCGCGGCTCGAGCGGCCCGACGAGTTCGAGATCGACGGCGACCCGGTGGGCGAGGTCATCGCCTTCCGGTCGCGCATCGACCCGATGGGGCTGTCCGTGCGGGTGCCCGACCCGGCGGACGACCGCCACGGCTCGCGACAGGTGCCCTGA
- the serS gene encoding serine--tRNA ligase — MIDPQLLRDNPDVIKASQRARGASEAVVDEAVAADSARRSAITSFESLRAEQNAFGKTVAKAPKDEKAALVQQAQALAAKVKEAQATVTAAEDTFNTVVRGIPNVVLPGVPEGGEDDFVTLRTVGTKPEFDFEPKDHADLGEHLGIIDIPRGVKVSGSRFYFLRGMGARLEIALMSLGLDRAIAAGFEPLITPTLVRPETMAGTGFLGEHAAEVYRLEADDLYLTGTSEVALAGFHADEILPLEEGQAHRYAGWSTCYRREAGSAGKDNRGILRVHQFNKLEMFAYVHPDQAEAEHERLVAHQEQMLQDLGLHYRVIDVAAGDLGTSAAKKYDIEAWVPTQGTFRELTSTSNCTTFQARRLDIRYRTESGKTAPVATLNGTLATTRWIVAILETHQQADGSVVVPEVLRPYLGGVEVIEPR; from the coding sequence GTGATCGATCCACAGCTGCTTCGCGACAACCCGGACGTCATCAAGGCTTCACAGCGGGCACGGGGTGCCTCCGAGGCCGTCGTCGACGAAGCCGTCGCCGCCGATTCCGCCCGCCGCAGTGCGATCACCTCGTTCGAGTCGCTCCGCGCCGAGCAGAACGCGTTCGGCAAGACCGTCGCCAAGGCCCCGAAGGACGAGAAGGCCGCGCTCGTGCAGCAGGCCCAGGCCCTGGCCGCCAAGGTGAAGGAAGCGCAGGCCACCGTCACCGCGGCCGAGGACACCTTCAACACCGTCGTCCGCGGCATCCCGAACGTCGTGCTCCCCGGCGTGCCCGAGGGCGGCGAGGACGACTTCGTCACGCTCCGCACCGTCGGCACCAAGCCCGAGTTCGACTTCGAGCCGAAGGACCACGCCGACCTCGGCGAGCACCTCGGGATCATCGACATCCCCCGCGGCGTCAAGGTCTCCGGCTCACGCTTCTACTTCCTGCGCGGCATGGGCGCCCGGCTCGAGATCGCGCTGATGTCGCTCGGCCTCGACCGCGCGATCGCCGCCGGCTTCGAGCCGCTCATCACCCCGACGCTCGTCCGCCCGGAGACGATGGCGGGCACCGGGTTCCTCGGTGAGCACGCGGCCGAGGTCTACCGGCTCGAAGCCGACGACCTGTACCTGACCGGCACGAGCGAGGTCGCCCTCGCCGGGTTCCACGCCGACGAGATCCTGCCGCTCGAGGAAGGACAGGCCCACCGCTACGCCGGCTGGTCGACCTGTTACCGGCGAGAAGCCGGTTCGGCGGGCAAGGACAACCGCGGCATCCTCCGCGTGCACCAGTTCAACAAGCTCGAGATGTTCGCCTACGTCCACCCGGACCAGGCCGAGGCCGAGCACGAGCGGCTCGTCGCGCACCAGGAGCAGATGCTCCAGGACCTCGGGCTGCACTACCGCGTGATCGACGTCGCGGCCGGCGACCTCGGCACGAGCGCGGCGAAGAAGTACGACATCGAGGCCTGGGTCCCGACCCAGGGCACGTTCCGCGAGCTCACCTCGACGTCGAACTGCACGACGTTCCAGGCACGCCGCCTCGACATCCGGTACCGCACCGAGAGCGGCAAGACCGCCCCGGTCGCCACCCTGAACGGCACCCTCGCCACCACCCGCTGGATCGTCGCGATCCTCGAGACGCACCAGCAGGCCGACGGTTCCGTCGTCGTGCCCGAGGTCCTGCGCCCCTACCTCGGTGGCGTCGAGGTGATCGAGCCCCGATGA